One part of the Mytilus trossulus isolate FHL-02 chromosome 11, PNRI_Mtr1.1.1.hap1, whole genome shotgun sequence genome encodes these proteins:
- the LOC134691294 gene encoding 17-beta-hydroxysteroid dehydrogenase 13-like yields the protein MATVVEKLIFFVCIFFPRLFYYYIDALISAFIPAKPKSIAGKIVLVTGAGHGIGKEIALELARKGAKLVLWDVNKANNEETATEIRSMGESATAFVVDVTKTDDIHKTAEQMRREIGDVDILVNNAGILYGGELLKLKEAHIRRTFEVNTLAHFWTVKEFMPAMLEKNSGHIVTIASMSAKSGTAYLVDYSASKYAAYGFTEALQEEILKLGKDGVKTTTVNPMFVATGLVKEPKDKVYPILKPKEVALETVKGIMYDQEFVYIPRSLNISLRVAGLFPRKFQRFLKTFAEQGIKPQYDPHSKSD from the exons ATGGCAACAGTTGTTGAAAAACTAATATTTTTCGTCTGCATTTTCTTCCCAAgactattttattattatattgacgCTCTTATATCAGCATTTATTCCTGCCAAGCCCAAGAGTATTGCCGGGAAAATTGTACTGGTCACGGGGGCGGGGCATGGAATTGGCAAGGAAATCGCCTTAGAGCTTGCACGAAAAGGAGCTAAGTTAGTTTTGTGGGACGTAAACAAG GCTAACAATGAAGAGACAGCTACAGAGATCAGAAGTATGGGAGAATCGGCTACAGCATTTGTTGTTGATGTCACGAAAACTGACGACATCCACAAAACAGCTGAACAAATGAGAAGAGAAATAGGAGATGTAGATATACTGGTGAATAATGCTGGGATTTTATATGGTGGAGAACTCTTAAAACTTAAAGAGGCTCACATAAGAAGAACGTTTGAAGTCAATACATTAGCACATTTCTGG aCAGTAAAGGAATTCATGCCTGCCATGTTGGAGAAGAACAGTGGACATATTGTTACCATAGCTTCCATGTCTGCTAAATCTGGGACTGCATATTTAGTAgattacag cgCTTCAAAATATGCAGCGTATGGATTTACAGAAGCTCTGCAAGAAGAAATACTAAAACTAGGAAAAGATGGAGTGAAAACTACAACTGTCAATCCTATGTTTGTTGCTACTGGTCTAGTTAAAGAACCAAAAGACAA GGTTTATccaattttaaaaccaaaagaaGTTGCCTTAGAAACAGTAAAAGGGATTATGTATGACCAGGAATTTGTTTACATTCCAAGATCTTTAAACATATCACTAAGAGTGGCAGG attattcccaagaaaatttcaaagatttttaaaGACCTTTGCAGAACAGGGAATTAAGCCTCAATATGACCCACACAGCAAATCAGATTAG